In the genome of Harmonia axyridis chromosome 4, icHarAxyr1.1, whole genome shotgun sequence, the window TGGTTCTGATTCCATTTGATAAGATTGATGGCTCTAGATCATAAGTGTCTTGGAAGTCAAATATACATCTTATTTTGTACTCACTCTTTGAGACTTCTCAGAAGTTTTGAGAGTTTGGGAAATTTAGAAGAGCTAGTTGTTTTCTATGTAGAATCTAGAATTATTGATTCAGTACCTTTAAAACAAGGTGCCACTCAACTCCCTTCTCCCCTCAAGTtttgatacaaattgattggaaCTCGCTGTATAAAATGACTCACTACTACCTCTTCAGTTTAGCtctttttgtaaatttttcgaCGAATTATTTTTCGgatgagatcgaaattcgactaatcagggatcgtcaattctcgcaccgctcaccgattttgcgtagatCTAACAGTttcgaggaaattcgaactcgaaatttgggaacaACTCGAATTTCCATCATAAAATACTTATCtctcgtcacagacccctcaaataaaaactttttttgaacaacgggttctgatctgaaacataatAAGGTTTCACGGgagtagcttacgtccaggagaagttgcagcctcgggaatttcatccattttttttcgaaaatttcaaatttttacttataatttctgaaataacgtACGTACCTTATGGCCTTCGGTTTAGGattgtgttttgtcttcttAAGTTGTCTCTTTTTGCAGTTTGTCAGTAGAacttttaatttcatttcgtaatgttgatttgctatgaagtacaaatgtatcttcttggccatttgtagacattgattgttttccagaaattccagatatttgctTGGGTTTCCTAAAGAGGGATCCCGCATTTGCAGGATTAGATTCCCTTGTGATggtaaacaaaatttgaaaggaCCAAATGTTCCAAAAACGATTTCCATTGTTCAAAACAGGACACCTCTATACCAAAATCTTGAGTATTCGATAGAAAATCAGATTGTATGAATTCAGAGGATGAAATGAACTGCGGTGAGTTGATATTCATTCACCTACGTTTTAAAAACGGCAGTATGTATGTTTGTCCTTTATGTATTAGTACATTATTTATCCAATCAGAATGAAACTTTGGAAATCCATCGAACACACTTGCGTGAAAGTTGCAGGCATCAAAAATGCCAGGGTGAAGATTTCTTGAAAACGAActttaaaaaaatcaacagtagcgcattcgccattttgtatgAGTTCGATATACTAGTTGTATGGAAAATAGgaaaatcatttaaatattacTCTTTATCTTTCAGTGTATGAAGCAGATGTGTTCAAATGTAGAATTGGAGGCGGTTGTACACAGAAAGTTTGTGACGGAGTTGCCAACTGTGGAGATAGATCCGATGAGTGGAATCgtctttcaattcaaaaaagaacCTCTGCTTTAGAGGCTCATGTAGGAAACCAAACCGCTCTCATCTGTTCAGACAATTGGAATTCTGGCCATTCTAATATGGCTTGCCACCTCATGGGATATACTGATTCCACCAATTACGAAGAAGTGGATAAACCAACAGATATTTCCAAATTTATAATACTTAAGAACGATATTGTTCCTGGTACTTCGTTGCTATTGCAACTGGAATCTGTAGACTCATGTGATAAAGTTGTATCTCTGACATGCCAAAAATTCGGTAAGAAAATTATCTACTTTAAAGGTTTCACATCTTAACATGAAATGTGTATATTTGCATTTCATTTTATACTTTGCAGTCAGCCTCTTGGtcatattttattaaattcgtGTTTTTCAGAATGTGGTTCCTTCAAAAATGTGACggaaacattgaaagaagacTCCAAAAACCAAACAGCAGAATGGCCAAGTTTAGCACTACTGTACAGCaacaaacagaatatttattgcaCAGCAACTCTTGTGGCACCCTCATGGGTAGTTGCAGGATATTCCTGTCTATTGGGAACCTTGAATCGAAAGAATATATCGCCCAAGGACTGGATTCTTAGAATTGGTGACCAACAAAGAACTATTGGAAGCATTATTGAGTATCCTCAGGtaataaaatttcgaattactGAACGATAGTATGATGCTAAAATTACCTAAAAGATATTCTATTGATGTTTGatttctatagggtgtttttttttcgaggtatataactttaagttggcattactgttcaagatggcgaccgatttaacagctgtcaagtgatttattctcagtttggtttggcaattcatcatgaatagactcacgcctgaacaacgcttgcaaatagtgcaattttatttcgaaaataatggttctgtgcggaatacgtatcgcgcactacgtccattttattttgtttagcgatgaaacgcacttctgattgaatggctacgtcaacaaacaaaactgccgcatttggagtgaagctaatcctcaagtgtatgtcgaaacaccgttacatccagaaaaactgactgtttggtgcgctttatgggctggtggaatcattgatccgtacttcttcaaaaacgatgatggccagaacgttacagtcaatggtgatcggtatagagacatgattactaactttttcattcctgaattgaacaaccatgatgtccaggagctgtggttccaacaagacggcgcaacatgtcacacagctcatgccacaatcgatttattgaaagacacgtttggtgaccgcctaatttcacattttggacctttgaattggcctccaagatcttgtgatttaacaccgctagactactttctgtggggctatgtaaagtcatcggtctatgcggataagccacaaacccttgaccatttggaagacaacattcgccgtgttattgccgatatacggccacaaatgttggaaaaaatcatcgaaaattggacgtccaggttggactacatccgagccagccgtggcggtcatatgccagaaatcatatttaaaatgtaatgccacaagattatcttgcggataaataaaattcatgtcaatcgaataatccatcgttgttttattgcaattcaaagttctatagctctcaaaaaacaccctttatattcacGAATCCTAGATCCCTAGtctcttttcaaaaattacagacaaCGCGACAAAATGAGCATTCTGATGTAAAtaaaacgagcactcaaaactATTGACCTCTTCCATCATCACCAGACCGAATAGGAAAATATTTAGCTCTGACATATTCCAATAACAATCAGAACCCCATAATTTCATCGGAATAAATTGGCACAAGCCACAAAAGATCGAACACCCTTGCGCACTGCCTAGAAGCGAAAGGGAAATTCCCGCTCAGCCCCCAAACGCATTGAGTCGACTCCAGGACATCTGGCTTGTCGGTCCTGAACAAGCAGTGCCTGTGCTTGATCAAATATGGCTGCGGAAAATTGATATTTCCCACTCATGTGAACAGTTCTGCAGAAATCAAAGTAAATATCTACCGTCTGACTTCAATCACATTTGCTTGTCTATGTTTTTTCGGTTCTGTAGATACGTAGTTACTTTGTTATGTTTCGTTTTGCATGGCATCAACTTTGCCGGAAGATTTAGAGGTGTTCAACACGTGCATGCAGCTTGAATAAGATCGATAGATATTGCGAGATGTGTACCAGGGCAATTTCTAGCTTCATCCCTAAATTAGAGTACATAAACAAGTGTTTGTTCAGATAACTTTTGATGTCGATCGATAAATGAACTAATTCAGGTTGCTATACCTGAACTTGACCGAATTCTAAAATCTAATTACTGCTGCCCAAAATCCAATCGGTGTTGTTTATGATTGACTCAATTTTTTGTGTACAGAAATCATCGATTCTGTTTTGAGTTATTGTGAAACGAAAATGTTGTATCATAGGGATTGACGATATATTCACAAAAGTGCATCATGCATCCTTCCCATTGCACAAATATTATACGTGTATTCTGTTTTGCTTGTTTATTCTTTGGATGTGGctcaaaacattgaaaattaacTTTTTATGGGTCGCATATTCGGAACTTTCAGTAAGATGAGACAAATTCCATGCCAAGAgcagataaaaaaaaagttagttcaaaaaacttttgatttttaatacCCCTACTCTGAAAATATAGAGTATTTGTGGTAAAAAGATATTGAGTAGTCCAAttccaagaaaaacaatgttttcaTACAGAAACATGTGTAACCTTTGCTTTTGAAAGGACATATTTACGTGTATTTTCTAACGTCTTACGATTTCGGTTACCACCCTTTTGATTACTCCATTAGAGAAAATGCATGTCAGATTTTAGTTAAAATTTCTCACTTTTATGCTGGATTTGccaaaatatagggtgtccattcaaaaaaacaaaaaatccatCTAATGTTCCCAAAATCTGATATTGTTTACGACTAAGGAAAACATTTTTGGTATCTTGGAAGATATCCCTCCTTATGATTAGAATAAACAAAACAAGATAATGTTACACGTCACTAAATAATCAGATGGCAccataaaactttttttctaATCTTCAAAAGATGCATGTCAAAATAACGGAAAATAGAGTTAAGCTtagatcgagatattgaaagataagtgacgctacatttgtttttgttcgaaaaattgatagaaacgagattcgtgtattgataatacactttttttcttgggaaaaaTAATGTGCAAGCAAAGAACTAGCTGGATGAGAAAGAAATTTGGGTCTTATGAGGAAGTGATGCTCAGATTGAAGcctatttcaaaaacaaagacgaatcttAACCTCAGATGAGGTATTGACAAGTTTAAGCAGCTTTGTATCACTTTTGACGGTGACTATGTTGAGGAATACAGTcgaattttccaagaaaaattcaaaatcactcgtcctaacggactcgtgattttatcaatcggtttgttATCATATTTctgccaaataaacaagttttcgtggaaaagaaaaaaattatctataatATCTGAAGGACTCGTGGAATAACCTTTgataattaaattataattttcaaataaatacatGAATTCGATCGTCAAATTATATCCAAACCAATTTAGTAGATCGCTTATGAAACTAAAATATTTAGATCATTCTCCAATGTATGTTGAGCGCTATTACAGAATGGCCCAAATAAAACAGAGCATGAGGCTTTCCGGAAAACGCCAAAAGAGGTCAATTTAAGTTGAAGGGGATATCCCCTAACATCCCCTTAAGTGGTGTGGAAAACCCATCAAGATTCTTGAAGGCAATAGGGGTCGAGTAATGTATAATCTTGTAGATGTTGCGATTCTATTAAGAGTATGCTAAAAATGTCTGTTTGGCGTTCGTTTTGATGTTAAAAAGTATTTTCACTTCACTTCACTTCAATTCACAACACATGAATATAAAATTACATATACCTAtgtatatttaattttatattcataagtTGTTAAGTTTTCGAATATGCCATGTTTTTTAATTGTGTCTCCTTAATTTTTGGCTTTGAAGATTCCTGGATTGTATTCTTGAGCTATGAGGATTTATTTTTATACTTGTATAGTTCgcgacaaaaattttggatggCACACCGATGATTTTCCTTCAAATTCTGAAATCTTATACCTTTCAAAGCGTagttatttttttcatgtttaattttttttccaacgttcgagaattattattaaaaacaataaaccagtTGACCTTTCTcaacatttttcagaaaaacacATATTTACGGAAATATTCGCCTGTACTTTTTGATGtcgctcaccctgtatatcataagCCATCTCATCCTCATTCAGTGTTATCTGAATCTGTAATCATTCATCAAATTGATCTCACGAGATCTTTCATATTTTGATCGAGCGAAAAGAGCAAAGATTTACTCTTCCCTGAATACAAATAATCTAGCCTTTATCTCAAACTAATCTTATAACTGAAAGAGGATTAGACGATCTCCCTGAATCATCCAATTATTATGCTGGCAAGATACTTTCTTTCCTGAAAAGAAAGTTAGATTACACCTATATTTATCGGCTCTTATAACCAAACTTTTTTCGGCCTCCCTATCTGAATTCTACCCTTCCCTCAAACCAGTGGCGGATTTATCAGCAGACTGAGTAGGCTGGAAAATTTTTACCAGAAATTAGTTTGTCTTATagatattgaaaatatctaTCTATATCGTTTGTTTGAGACGATTTTTTTCACTCTGTTGACGAAATAGTGCTCAAATAATGTGAAAAAATCCTGACTAAAAATAAGCTGTTAATTCTCAGAACCTACTCGctgaataaatttgatatttttctatttaatcaactcataatttttatttctcacTGGCGTTATATCTGGTCCCTATATTTCTGAACTTTTTCGACTTCCTCCGGAAAATcaaggtgttaagttttcgtggGACCACACTATACAGggtcagaactatttagagggccactacaaggatatcgaaaaccgttagaaagacaggatggcttaaattacaaaaaagttgcgttatttaggaatGAGTGTGTTGAtgtgaacagatccaaaatatctccaatggttcccgagatatctcgaagaaactgaaaatcgagattttctttttttctgtataactcttTCGGAGATAGTtccacgaaatttggtttatagccaatatccaatatagagatactaatggtgttttcagatttattctgtttgccattgtttcagagacgcgatagtcaagtgatgatttcataacaactcttcaaatttgcgtacttagactcgatattttcatagtgtgtgatacattgttgaattcgtataGTTTCTTTTATCACCTCATAACGAAAACCAATATGGCAtccacaagaaaaaaattgactgtcgcgtctctgaaacaatggaaaacagaaaatatcTGACCACAACATTGAAGTCTCTATaatggataatggctacaaaccaaatttcgtgaagttatctccaaaaacaaatgagcgatacagaaaataagaaaatctgattcttagttttttcgagatatctcgagaaccattggagatattttggagctaacgggtgtttttttcgaggtatataactttaagttggcattactgttcaagatggcgaccgatttgaccgctgtcaggtgatttattctcagcttggtttggcaattcatcatgaatagactcacgcctgaacaacgcttgaaaatagtgcaattttatttaggaaataatggttctgtgcggaatacgtatcgcgcactacatccattttattttgtttagcgatgaagcgcacttctggttgaatggctacgtcaacaaacaaaactgccccatttggagtgaagctaatcctcaagtggaatcattggtccgtacttcttcaaaaacgatgatggccagaacgttacagtcaatggtgatcggtatagagccatgattactaactttttcattcctgaattgaacaaccatgatgtccagaagctgtggttccaacaagacggcgcaacatgtcacacagctcgtgccacaatcgatttattgaaagacacgtttgatgaccgcctaatttcacgttttggacctgtgaattgacctccaagatcttgtgatttaacaccgctagactactttctgtggggctatgtaaagtcattggtctatgcggataagccacaaacccttgaccatttggaagacaacattcgtcgtgtaattgccgatatacggccacaaatgttggaaaaagtcatcgaaaattggacgtccagattggactatatccgagtcagccgtggcggtcatatgccagaaatcatatttaaaatgtaatgccacaagattatcttgcgaataaatagaattcattcattgaaattgaaagttctatagctctaaaaaaaacaccctttagttctaGCCCTGTATACTTCGATACATTGAATTGTTAAAACAAAAATGCCAATATTATGATTGTGAACTAGATATCGAATTGTAGAGGCCAGTAGGAGCGTCAAAATTGGTTAGCCTACTGTCGGCAAATGTGTAAATCCACCACTACTTCAAACCATCAACTTATGGAAACAAATAATCCCGTAATCTGGGAAATAAGAAGGATATTTCCTGGTTTCTAATACCTATGGATTTTTCATTAACCTATACAAGCTCCCGGCTGGTATTCGATGAAAAGGTAGACCATTTGCGGTTAGTTATTTTCAAGCTCCAACGCACAACAACAATTCGCCAGATCTGAACTGTGCAACCGCATTTCCTCATTCCTGTTTTCTTATTGTTAT includes:
- the LOC123677772 gene encoding transmembrane protease serine 3-like, translated to MNCVYEADVFKCRIGGGCTQKVCDGVANCGDRSDEWNRLSIQKRTSALEAHVGNQTALICSDNWNSGHSNMACHLMGYTDSTNYEEVDKPTDISKFIILKNDIVPGTSLLLQLESVDSCDKVVSLTCQKFECGSFKNVTETLKEDSKNQTAEWPSLALLYSNKQNIYCTATLVAPSWVVAGYSCLLGTLNRKNISPKDWILRIGDQQRTIGSIIEYPQVIKFRITER